A window from Lentisphaera araneosa HTCC2155 encodes these proteins:
- a CDS encoding rhomboid family intramembrane serine protease, whose translation MLLVPVRLDVLFPRVPWMNYAIIAITTVITLLWWFSFPEDVQEMFVLRSWSEPWGWFASALVHGDIFHWFFNMMFLWVFGNAICSKLGSWRYIGLYLFFTLTAGIFHLLMSDAGAIGASGAINGVIGFYFALYPVNQIKMFYAFSLPFGYRFGHRTLFQSGTFQLTGYWVILFWLAGDIYGAISGGGGIAYGAHLGGFIGGMSLAFIFLKFKLVEFQRADNNHLFQRFFGSFIIDDLTKEMKGYCASLGSKEFKVKINDLEEQTVPASLLHCMMQTKNLKGTDFIYDPVESNWLEVSRYFHNQVEAHKKSGRKIEAYEEPATEVNKADLSQESTANTSQSISQNIRSWGQESFYIYRDGQNHGPYPAQTLADYLEQQQVFLEDLIFNKTRQEWQPLSQLFAQKKSL comes from the coding sequence ATGTTATTAGTACCCGTACGTTTAGATGTACTTTTCCCACGTGTTCCGTGGATGAATTATGCGATCATCGCAATCACAACTGTCATTACTCTATTATGGTGGTTCTCTTTTCCCGAAGATGTTCAAGAGATGTTTGTATTAAGATCTTGGTCAGAACCTTGGGGTTGGTTTGCTTCGGCTTTGGTCCATGGAGATATCTTTCACTGGTTTTTCAACATGATGTTTCTCTGGGTTTTTGGGAATGCTATCTGTTCCAAACTTGGTAGCTGGCGCTACATAGGTCTCTACCTATTTTTCACCTTAACTGCGGGCATATTCCACTTATTGATGAGTGACGCTGGAGCTATTGGAGCAAGTGGAGCCATTAATGGGGTTATCGGCTTTTATTTTGCCTTGTACCCTGTCAATCAAATCAAAATGTTTTATGCGTTTAGCTTACCTTTTGGTTACCGCTTTGGTCACCGGACTCTTTTTCAATCGGGTACTTTTCAGCTTACGGGTTATTGGGTCATTCTCTTTTGGTTAGCTGGTGATATTTATGGTGCCATCAGTGGGGGAGGCGGTATTGCCTATGGAGCTCACTTAGGTGGTTTTATAGGTGGAATGAGTCTCGCTTTTATTTTCCTAAAATTTAAACTCGTGGAGTTTCAAAGAGCCGATAATAATCACCTCTTCCAAAGGTTTTTTGGTAGCTTCATTATTGATGATCTCACAAAAGAAATGAAAGGTTATTGTGCCTCATTGGGGTCTAAAGAATTTAAAGTGAAAATTAATGATTTAGAAGAACAAACCGTTCCCGCCTCACTGCTGCATTGTATGATGCAGACAAAAAACCTCAAAGGTACCGACTTCATTTATGATCCTGTAGAAAGCAACTGGCTTGAAGTTTCGCGCTACTTTCACAATCAGGTAGAAGCTCATAAGAAATCGGGTAGAAAAATTGAAGCCTATGAAGAGCCTGCCACTGAGGTTAATAAGGCGGACTTATCGCAAGAAAGTACAGCAAACACATCCCAGTCCATAAGCCAAAATATTCGCAGTTGGGGTCAGGAAAGTTTTTATATCTATCGCGATGGACAAAACCATGGCCCCTATCCTGCTCAGACTTTGGCCGATTACTTAGAACAACAACAAGTTTTTCTAGAAGACTTAATCTTCAATAAAACTCGTCAAGAATGGCAGCCCCTCTCTCAGTTATTCGCCCAGAAAAAGAGTCTGTAA
- a CDS encoding sulfatase, whose product MYRFLLLGLFTFVSLAEDRPNILIISVDDLKPMLGTYGDPLVQSPTIDKLAEASALYEKAYCQQAVCGASRASIMTGLRPDNSRVWEFRQVMRERNPQAITIPEYFKSQGYMTCFAGKIFDYRCVADGKKQDLKSWSRPEQPRNSEAMKNLGFADPAFREKLRLKEIELKKNGQKASYDAIKKAIGGSPCYEDSIDGPDEIYEDGMIAREGVRLIKELGQKKKPFFIAVGFKKPHLPFNAPKKYWDLYKETDFALEKYQKPVQGAPHYAYQNSWEFSGYNVPRINGEVLESFQRKLKHAYAACISYVDAQIAKLLKTLKDQGLEKNTVIVFWSDHGFHLGDHGMWCKHSNYEQATRVPFFVYDPRQNLKKGRYTQPVELIDMFPTLCQLSGLAIPEILDGKSLLSEAAENAKFALSQFPRNQGKNKKIMGYGFRFERYRYIEWVDNNYQQDNTQLGPLKAVELYDYEKDPLEQVNLANNPEYKSILRRLQQEAKESGLSRAIYE is encoded by the coding sequence ATGTACCGATTTTTATTATTAGGTTTATTTACATTTGTCAGTTTAGCTGAGGATAGACCAAATATTTTGATAATTTCTGTAGATGACCTCAAGCCCATGCTTGGGACATACGGAGACCCTTTAGTTCAATCACCTACAATTGATAAGTTGGCAGAAGCTTCAGCACTCTACGAAAAAGCTTATTGTCAGCAAGCCGTATGTGGAGCTTCGCGAGCGAGCATCATGACGGGTTTGAGACCAGACAACTCACGCGTTTGGGAATTTCGTCAAGTCATGCGTGAACGCAATCCACAAGCGATTACGATTCCAGAGTACTTTAAGTCTCAAGGTTACATGACTTGTTTCGCAGGGAAAATTTTTGATTACCGCTGTGTGGCCGATGGCAAAAAACAGGATCTAAAATCCTGGTCGAGACCTGAGCAACCAAGAAATTCGGAAGCTATGAAGAACTTGGGTTTTGCGGACCCCGCATTTCGTGAGAAGCTTCGTTTAAAAGAAATTGAGCTCAAAAAGAATGGTCAAAAAGCTTCTTATGATGCGATAAAAAAAGCGATTGGTGGCAGTCCTTGTTACGAAGACTCAATTGATGGCCCAGATGAAATTTATGAAGATGGCATGATTGCCCGAGAAGGCGTACGCCTTATTAAAGAACTCGGCCAAAAAAAGAAACCATTCTTCATTGCTGTGGGTTTTAAAAAGCCGCACTTGCCTTTTAACGCGCCGAAAAAGTACTGGGATCTCTATAAAGAAACAGATTTTGCTTTAGAGAAATACCAAAAGCCAGTGCAGGGTGCGCCTCATTACGCTTATCAAAATTCATGGGAATTTTCGGGCTACAATGTGCCGCGAATCAATGGAGAAGTTCTCGAGAGTTTCCAAAGAAAACTTAAACATGCTTACGCCGCCTGTATTTCTTATGTGGATGCGCAAATCGCAAAATTACTCAAAACCCTAAAAGACCAAGGCTTAGAGAAGAACACAGTTATTGTCTTTTGGTCGGATCATGGCTTCCACTTAGGCGACCATGGCATGTGGTGCAAACACAGTAATTATGAGCAAGCGACTCGAGTGCCTTTCTTCGTTTATGACCCGCGCCAAAATTTGAAAAAGGGTCGTTACACTCAGCCCGTGGAATTGATCGATATGTTTCCCACTTTGTGCCAACTCAGTGGCCTCGCGATTCCTGAAATTTTAGATGGAAAAAGCCTTTTAAGTGAAGCCGCAGAAAATGCTAAATTTGCCCTTAGTCAGTTCCCTCGCAATCAAGGGAAAAACAAAAAAATAATGGGTTATGGTTTCCGCTTTGAGCGCTACCGCTACATCGAGTGGGTTGATAATAATTACCAACAAGACAACACACAACTTGGTCCTCTTAAAGCTGTAGAACTCTATGATTATGAGAAGGATCCACTTGAGCAAGTGAACCTTGCCAACAATCCAGAATACAAAAGTATTTTGCGCCGCCTTCAGCAAGAGGCAAAAGAGAGTGGTTTGAGTCGCGCCATTTACGAATGA
- a CDS encoding GH116 family glycosyl hydrolase, which produces MMKNPLDLTLLSDDAQSLCTPGAAAEFIQPWYTPIETTPANTGIAIGGIGSTYTMTASATTPLINFLPGLHVEGGKTGDIRLQNWFASEREPNESAPLTLVDITKLRLYVTLFPVYRPDGSEWLTAEMSEEEVQSNINEMANCLSFYDDNKEGFELYKTELSPKTLEQLAGGTQTKMATQLVLLDYFNDAVVTSTHWQASLSGDLEEGSIYGQKTYAREKIQNRLLYPYAELKYEDDAHDVRIEKLHFSPIVRNDEKSCSAPLNLTEIKLTNTSAKVKILTLAWDQENLSGFSVVKKRPANQDAGFLLQKTVRYQENNLCDIETENGLFQGITLGNKKGHESGDIKGELTFGILTQNDPDICVSRRSSYYSVERDSTVCEALQGGRVNNVFFDKIYTGREQLSGIVTVQVTLQPGAVKNIPFVQILDYPEISLGEYQSQKKYTSFFPAENRTEDLVKFGCDNFYSTREQIDADQNELHELLLNSDVYKGKAKSAAELTTMAQNTLSFTADATVWDIDDKFLVRECSDYPFFNSLDVYFYGSFSMMWLLPQVDTNTMRCFRDAIMAENDELRRFYVYLELPNAKLPHPKYEGPRARKGAVIHDLGSPFDPRPDAYNWHNVAEWKDLAPKYILMLLRNYHFTKDVYLLEECWDSVQASLQYLKDMILEGHSIPLTNGTDDTFDNLSSFGITLYCGSLWVAGLKAAGEIAKILKIEDVIDDLKELEEAASASFNQALWDKENNYFHFYSYPFVKHYITDEVQLKEKIEDKIAINKGDLLKSLNDFVYTDENSEAFLTTDVQSLLDTEGINLEGTSFRRNKLIRKAFIITNAKEAFSDEVTAILERESDDSFGDPLLADTYLEMMGLETVTTLAQRQGVLKKAYETNFKINSPHVGYANLVDSIGAPKEAFQAQDVWIGVQYSNAASLLLAGEYDKFDELIHTLYDNLYLKAKIPFAAPEGFNCSSTLAVGDLEPYTDNASALYASLEQKGWVLDDARISPSFPAELDEFATIAKDFVAADKLAELFRFIQITGLKYTAGRYFRPGMVFALPMLIK; this is translated from the coding sequence ATGATGAAAAACCCTTTAGACCTCACCTTACTGAGCGATGATGCTCAAAGCCTTTGTACTCCTGGAGCTGCTGCGGAATTTATCCAACCTTGGTACACACCTATCGAAACCACTCCAGCAAATACGGGTATTGCCATAGGTGGTATCGGGTCAACTTACACCATGACTGCGAGTGCCACGACACCACTCATCAACTTCCTCCCTGGCCTTCATGTAGAAGGTGGGAAAACGGGTGATATTCGACTTCAAAACTGGTTCGCTTCTGAGAGAGAACCCAATGAAAGTGCCCCGCTCACACTCGTCGACATTACTAAGTTGCGTTTATATGTAACGCTTTTTCCCGTTTACCGTCCCGATGGTTCAGAGTGGTTGACGGCTGAAATGAGTGAAGAAGAGGTTCAGTCCAATATTAATGAAATGGCCAATTGCCTCTCTTTTTACGATGATAATAAAGAAGGTTTTGAGCTCTATAAAACTGAGTTGAGTCCAAAAACTCTCGAGCAATTAGCAGGTGGAACTCAAACAAAAATGGCCACGCAATTAGTTTTGCTCGACTACTTTAATGACGCAGTGGTCACTTCGACTCATTGGCAAGCTAGCCTTAGTGGTGATTTGGAAGAGGGCAGCATTTACGGTCAAAAAACTTATGCGCGTGAAAAAATTCAGAATCGTCTTCTCTACCCTTATGCGGAACTCAAATACGAAGATGATGCCCATGATGTTCGCATAGAGAAACTTCACTTTAGCCCGATTGTTCGCAATGACGAAAAGTCCTGTTCAGCCCCGCTTAATCTTACCGAGATCAAATTAACGAACACCAGCGCTAAAGTCAAAATTCTCACTCTCGCTTGGGATCAGGAAAACCTCTCTGGTTTTAGTGTGGTGAAAAAGCGCCCTGCGAATCAAGACGCGGGTTTCTTACTTCAAAAAACAGTTCGTTACCAAGAGAATAACTTATGTGATATCGAGACTGAAAACGGTTTGTTTCAAGGTATTACTTTAGGCAATAAAAAGGGTCATGAAAGTGGAGACATCAAAGGCGAACTTACCTTTGGTATTCTCACACAAAATGATCCAGACATCTGCGTTTCTCGCCGTAGTTCATATTATTCAGTAGAGCGTGATAGCACAGTTTGTGAAGCTTTGCAGGGCGGTCGTGTGAATAACGTCTTCTTCGATAAGATCTACACGGGTCGCGAGCAGCTCTCTGGCATCGTGACAGTGCAAGTGACTCTGCAGCCTGGTGCAGTGAAAAATATTCCCTTTGTACAAATTTTAGATTACCCAGAAATTAGCCTTGGTGAATATCAATCTCAAAAGAAGTACACCAGCTTTTTCCCTGCAGAAAATCGCACAGAAGATTTAGTGAAGTTTGGCTGTGATAATTTCTACTCCACACGTGAGCAAATTGATGCGGATCAAAATGAACTTCACGAACTCCTGCTCAATAGCGATGTTTATAAAGGCAAGGCTAAATCAGCTGCGGAATTGACCACAATGGCGCAAAATACCTTGAGCTTCACTGCTGATGCAACCGTTTGGGACATCGATGATAAGTTCCTCGTTCGTGAATGTTCGGATTACCCCTTCTTTAACTCACTTGATGTGTACTTTTACGGTTCCTTCTCGATGATGTGGCTCTTGCCGCAAGTAGATACCAATACCATGAGATGTTTCCGCGATGCGATCATGGCAGAGAACGATGAACTGCGTCGCTTTTACGTTTACCTCGAACTTCCCAATGCGAAATTACCTCATCCAAAATATGAGGGTCCTCGTGCTCGAAAAGGCGCCGTGATTCACGATTTGGGTTCACCTTTTGACCCGAGACCAGATGCCTATAACTGGCATAATGTGGCGGAATGGAAAGACCTTGCTCCCAAGTATATCCTCATGCTTTTGCGCAATTATCATTTCACTAAAGATGTCTACCTCCTCGAAGAATGTTGGGACTCAGTCCAAGCATCTTTACAATACCTCAAAGACATGATCCTCGAAGGACACTCGATTCCACTCACCAACGGAACAGATGATACTTTTGATAACCTTTCCTCTTTCGGTATCACACTCTACTGTGGTTCTCTTTGGGTTGCGGGTCTAAAAGCTGCGGGTGAAATAGCGAAGATACTCAAAATTGAAGATGTCATTGATGATCTGAAAGAGCTTGAAGAAGCGGCTTCTGCGAGTTTCAATCAAGCTCTTTGGGACAAAGAAAATAATTACTTCCACTTCTATTCTTACCCTTTCGTAAAGCACTACATCACTGACGAAGTTCAGCTTAAAGAGAAGATCGAAGACAAGATCGCAATCAATAAGGGTGACCTGCTCAAATCACTTAATGACTTTGTTTATACGGATGAAAACTCTGAGGCATTTCTGACGACTGATGTTCAAAGCCTTTTAGATACTGAGGGTATTAATTTAGAAGGAACAAGCTTCCGACGCAATAAACTTATCCGCAAAGCTTTTATCATCACCAATGCAAAAGAAGCTTTTAGTGATGAGGTCACAGCCATTTTAGAACGTGAAAGTGATGATAGCTTTGGCGACCCGCTCTTAGCCGATACTTACCTCGAGATGATGGGCTTGGAAACAGTGACCACTTTAGCGCAACGTCAGGGTGTTTTAAAGAAAGCTTATGAAACGAACTTCAAAATCAATAGCCCTCATGTGGGTTATGCGAACTTAGTCGATAGCATTGGAGCTCCGAAGGAAGCTTTCCAAGCACAAGATGTATGGATTGGTGTTCAGTACTCCAATGCAGCTTCACTACTTCTCGCGGGTGAATACGATAAATTTGACGAACTCATTCATACTCTTTACGACAACCTTTATTTGAAAGCGAAGATTCCTTTTGCGGCACCAGAAGGCTTCAACTGCTCATCCACACTTGCCGTTGGCGACCTTGAGCCTTACACAGATAACGCATCTGCGCTTTACGCAAGTTTGGAGCAAAAAGGCTGGGTTCTTGACGATGCTCGTATATCTCCTTCTTTTCCAGCAGAACTCGATGAATTTGCGACTATCGCAAAGGATTTTGTCGCGGCTGATAAGCTTGCTGAATTATTCCGCTTTATCCAAATCACGGGACTCAAGTACACTGCCGGTCGTTACTTCCGACCTGGCATGGTTTTTGCCCTGCCGATGTTGATAAAATAA
- a CDS encoding GH1 family beta-glucosidase, whose protein sequence is MSKNFPENFVWGSATASFQIEGAAKQYGRGASIWDAFCATPGKVEGGHTGDIACDHYHRFEEDVKMMKELGLQAYRFSIAWPRIQPDGKGEINQEGIDFYNRLIDCLLEHGIEPWVTLYHWDLPLPLQIEHDGWLNKDIVDRFEKYSGICFENFGDRVKNWITLNEPWCAAVLGHGIGVHAPGRISSSEPYIAAHNMLLSHARAYRVYKKDFAHQEGTIGITNNCDFRYPLTDKAEDIAAAERSMEFFLAWFADPIWKGDYPAVMKEYVGERLPEFSEEEKREVFGSSDFFGLNHYTSMLASEPSEDDNLVSDIAGNGGMIDDQKVFLSDDPTWEKSHMQWNIVPEGCGDLLKWIAARYDNPIIYITENGCACDEPSAEIADNDLMRKNYYESYLRESRKAIETGVDLRGYFAWSLMDNFEWSFGYNRRFGMCRVDYETLERKPKMSARWLSQTIAQNGENI, encoded by the coding sequence ATGAGTAAAAATTTTCCAGAGAACTTTGTTTGGGGCTCCGCAACGGCAAGTTTTCAAATTGAGGGCGCCGCCAAGCAATATGGCCGTGGAGCCAGTATTTGGGATGCCTTTTGCGCGACACCCGGTAAAGTTGAGGGGGGACATACGGGCGATATAGCTTGTGATCATTACCACCGTTTCGAAGAAGATGTAAAAATGATGAAAGAGCTTGGTCTGCAAGCATATCGCTTTTCAATTGCTTGGCCCCGCATTCAGCCAGATGGCAAGGGTGAGATTAATCAAGAGGGCATCGACTTTTATAACCGCCTCATTGATTGTTTACTCGAGCATGGCATTGAGCCTTGGGTGACGCTTTATCATTGGGATTTACCATTGCCTTTACAAATTGAACATGATGGTTGGTTAAACAAGGATATTGTCGATCGTTTTGAGAAATACTCAGGTATTTGTTTTGAAAACTTTGGCGATCGTGTCAAAAACTGGATTACACTCAATGAACCTTGGTGTGCAGCGGTTTTAGGTCACGGCATTGGAGTTCACGCTCCTGGACGCATTTCATCTTCTGAGCCATATATAGCAGCCCACAATATGCTTTTAAGTCACGCGAGAGCTTATCGTGTTTACAAAAAGGATTTTGCTCATCAAGAGGGAACGATTGGCATTACAAATAATTGCGATTTCCGCTACCCTTTAACAGACAAAGCCGAAGATATTGCCGCCGCTGAGCGCAGTATGGAGTTCTTTTTGGCGTGGTTTGCCGATCCCATCTGGAAAGGTGATTACCCAGCCGTGATGAAAGAATATGTGGGGGAACGTCTGCCTGAATTTAGCGAGGAAGAAAAGCGTGAAGTCTTTGGCTCAAGCGATTTCTTTGGTCTCAATCATTACACGAGTATGCTTGCATCAGAACCTAGCGAAGACGATAACTTAGTTAGCGATATTGCCGGCAACGGCGGTATGATTGACGATCAAAAAGTTTTTCTTTCCGACGACCCAACTTGGGAAAAATCACATATGCAATGGAATATTGTTCCTGAGGGCTGTGGAGATTTACTTAAGTGGATTGCCGCTCGTTATGATAATCCGATAATTTATATTACAGAAAATGGCTGTGCTTGTGATGAACCAAGTGCAGAAATTGCCGATAATGACCTGATGCGTAAAAACTATTATGAATCCTACCTTCGCGAATCTCGCAAAGCCATAGAAACTGGCGTTGATTTACGAGGTTACTTCGCTTGGTCACTCATGGATAACTTCGAGTGGTCCTTTGGTTATAACCGCCGCTTCGGTATGTGTCGTGTGGATTACGAGACATTAGAACGCAAACCTAAGATGTCCGCTCGCTGGCTGAGTCAAACAATTGCTCAAAATGGTGAGAATATATAA
- a CDS encoding IS110 family transposase: protein MKMYTTKTKFHCGIDLHKSMSYICVMDKEGKIYVHTEIKNNDFQYMKKILSPYWDDLTIACETTYNWYKLSDFCETEPVQFALGHALYMGAIHGGKAKNDKIDSKKITDLLRTNLLPKAYACPRRFRSHRDLLRRRIKLVSIRSGISIYLNLFEDQNNLKHSSAELRRNAKSSLQFMDLQTFLPEDHAMARNYQLNADLLKMFTDQLKQIDKDLVKFTLDSQFKEDLK from the coding sequence ATGAAAATGTATACTACAAAAACAAAATTTCACTGCGGAATTGATCTTCACAAATCGATGTCTTATATCTGCGTGATGGACAAAGAAGGAAAAATATACGTGCACACAGAGATCAAAAATAATGACTTTCAGTACATGAAGAAAATCCTCTCTCCTTATTGGGATGACCTTACTATTGCCTGCGAAACTACTTACAACTGGTACAAATTATCTGATTTTTGTGAAACAGAGCCCGTTCAATTTGCCCTAGGCCATGCCCTTTATATGGGAGCAATTCATGGAGGTAAAGCAAAGAACGATAAAATAGACAGTAAAAAAATAACAGATTTGTTACGAACTAATCTCCTGCCCAAAGCGTATGCTTGTCCACGTCGGTTTCGTTCTCACCGAGATCTACTACGCCGTCGAATCAAGCTCGTGAGTATTCGCTCAGGTATATCAATTTATCTTAATCTCTTCGAAGACCAAAATAATTTAAAACATAGTTCTGCTGAGCTTCGACGAAATGCAAAGTCATCACTTCAGTTCATGGATCTTCAGACATTCCTACCAGAAGATCATGCTATGGCTCGAAACTATCAACTCAACGCCGATTTACTAAAGATGTTTACTGATCAGTTAAAACAAATAGATAAGGACCTTGTGAAATTCACCCTTGACTCTCAGTTCAAAGAAGATTTGAAATAG
- a CDS encoding transposase, with protein MKGIGDILGMTLVYETHDIQRFKTPGDYASYCRVVKCKKESAGKSYGYSGTKMGNPNLKWAFGEIAMLAKSDPVMKFFADELDQRHGKRKGRSIFIHKICRAIYFMLLRKKPFDPIDFFGREKYERLTKKVH; from the coding sequence ATGAAAGGTATCGGAGATATTTTAGGTATGACTCTGGTTTATGAAACTCATGATATTCAAAGATTTAAAACTCCAGGTGATTATGCAAGTTACTGTCGCGTTGTTAAATGCAAAAAAGAAAGTGCGGGAAAAAGTTATGGTTATAGTGGGACAAAAATGGGCAACCCTAACTTAAAGTGGGCCTTTGGTGAAATCGCAATGTTAGCAAAATCAGATCCAGTAATGAAATTCTTTGCCGATGAACTCGATCAACGTCACGGTAAACGCAAAGGACGATCCATCTTTATACATAAAATATGCCGAGCTATTTATTTTATGCTTTTACGAAAGAAACCTTTTGATCCTATCGATTTTTTCGGCAGAGAAAAATATGAGCGACTCACAAAAAAAGTTCATTAA